In Yamadazyma tenuis chromosome 7, complete sequence, the sequence TGTGGAGGAATTGGACTGGGAGTTGGAATCTCTAGGGCTAATGTGTTTTTATCAAGTTTTGGAGAAAGACTGTCAATGTACTTATCTATTGGTCAATCGGCTTACGGAGTGGGTGCAACCATTTCTCCTCTTATTGCTACCGGTTTTGTGGGAGCAGATATTTCATGGCATTTCTTTTATTTGGTGTTATTGGGGTGTatgatggtttcttcaatcatGATTTTCATCTCTTTTTCAGGTTCCGAAATAGATATGGCTCCCTGGGAGAATGATGGAAGTGAAGATATACCCAATGATCATAAAGTGAAGCTTAAAGCTGCCTTGCAAACTAAAGCTACTTGGTTGTTTGCAGtctttgtgtttgtgtatCAGGGAGCTGAAGTTTCAATGGGTGGCTGGATTGTTACATACTTATTAGATTATAGAAATGGTGGACATGTGGTCGGGTACGTTGCATCAGGTTTCTGGGGTGGAGTTGCCTTGGGAAGGTTTATTCTTGTTAGACCACTTCATAAGCATCTTGGGTCGAGAAGAAGCGTGATAGTTTGTTCGCTTAtgtctcttctttttgtcACTTTAACTTGGGTTATATCTAATGTGGTAGCCGCTGGGGTATTCGTGTCTCTTGCAGGGTTTTTTGTTGGTCCAAATTATCCAATTATGGTCACATTGGCTTCCGAGATGTTGCCTCGAAAGATTCAAGTGATATCTTTGACAATAGCTTCTGCCTTTGGCTCTGCTGGGGGTGCTTTTTTCCCATTTTTAGTAGGGTTACTTTCTCAACAGGTAGGTGCCTTTGTGATTATGCCCATGTTTATTGTCTTGTATTGTGTCATGTTGTTGCTCTGGATATGCTTACCTAACAGAGAGAGAAGATTGAGAACCACTGGTGAGTTGAGTCTTTGGCAAAAGCTTTGGTGATTGGATTTGTTGAGGTTTATCACTGGAATTATTAGCTTCTCTGTGGATTTTTGTGATTTGAGGGTTAATATATAATGTATGATGTCACTTAATATGCTTATCAGCTTTAATGAACAGGTAGCAACAATTCTTTGGTACCAGGTATGCCGTGTGCGCACAAAATGTTCAATCAAAAATGTTGTATGTACAACTACAAATGTACAGCTTATTGGCCTACAACTCTGTATACGTACACATATGTATCAGTTGATTCAGTTATCCCATACATTTGAGCTTTCTCCCAGGGTCCAGTTTAGCTTGAGTTCCCATCTTGAGATTTTCCACAAGCCCCCGTCGTCTTTGATTAAATCAATCTTGTAAATACTAGCAGTTACAAATGATTTGTTTTCAGCCTTAAAAGCGTTTTCAGGCTTAATACGATAAGCAAGCGCATTTGCAGTAACAAATGCGGTCCCATCCTCTTTCAACTCAACTCTGTGGTCGGTAACAAAGTGAGTAGTGGCAAGTGTAAAGATTTTGGAAGTAAGATAGATATCTACTATTTTCTAACCCCGAATAACTTTTCCACCAATAACCATTGTAAAATTTTcattcttccaaagagaAGATAAGAGCAAATCGTGGTTATTATCATCCAATGCAAGAATGGCCTTGTTAACAGCGTCAGTAGCAGATTCCCGCTCGCTCAATCCAAATATCTTCTCGGTGTAAGGCATAGAGTTTTGAACTAAATTATGATATCTGAGGAAAGACT encodes:
- a CDS encoding uncharacterized protein (EggNog:ENOG503PD31; COG:G), encoding MYLSIGQSAYGVGATISPLIATGFVGADISWHFFYLVLLGCMMVSSIMIFISFSGSEIDMAPWENDGSEDIPNDHKVKLKAALQTKATWLFAVFVFVYQGAEVSMGGWIVTYLLDYRNGGHVVGYVASGFWGGVALGRFILVRPLHKHLGSRRSVIVCSLMSLLFVTLTWVISNVVAAGVFVSLAGFFVGPNYPIMVTLASEMLPRKIQVISLTIASAFGSAGGAFFPFLVGLLSQQVGAFVIMPMFIVLYCVMLLLWICLPNRERRLRTTVTNDLFSALKAFSGLIR